A section of the Streptomyces sp. SCL15-4 genome encodes:
- a CDS encoding DUF6313 family protein — translation MLHGGPIPVPGHLKLPPGRQRLLGRLRRAWRSRKALKGVTQWILDWGLPLLVCLGALYFFAARAESPSGVYRVFAMIDAPRHVLLWLASLVGWLLVPAIIGGFAGHVIAERISRAKSISTHTLFRRRRLRQRLRPPGLIDNLAAYFHGTVPQQDFVDAWVRVAHRNDWARAQDHWEVFVRDTMSTQQYAHLDRHECLRQVQSAAKMALRVTARSSGLCIVCERRR, via the coding sequence TTGCTGCACGGCGGGCCCATCCCGGTTCCGGGTCATCTGAAGCTGCCTCCGGGACGGCAGCGTCTCCTCGGGCGTCTGCGCCGGGCCTGGCGGTCGCGCAAGGCGCTCAAGGGCGTCACGCAGTGGATCCTGGACTGGGGACTGCCGCTCCTCGTCTGTCTGGGCGCGCTGTACTTCTTCGCCGCGCGGGCGGAGAGCCCGAGCGGGGTGTACCGGGTCTTCGCCATGATCGACGCGCCGCGGCACGTGCTGCTGTGGCTGGCGTCGCTCGTCGGCTGGCTCCTCGTCCCGGCCATCATCGGCGGCTTCGCCGGTCATGTGATCGCCGAGCGCATCAGCCGGGCGAAGTCGATCTCGACGCACACCCTCTTCCGCCGGCGCAGGCTGCGCCAGCGGCTGCGTCCGCCCGGGCTCATCGACAACCTGGCCGCCTACTTCCACGGGACCGTCCCCCAGCAGGACTTCGTCGACGCCTGGGTGCGGGTGGCGCACCGCAACGACTGGGCCCGGGCCCAGGACCACTGGGAGGTCTTCGTGCGGGACACCATGTCGACCCAGCAGTACGCTCACCTGGACCGTCACGAGTGCCTGCGCCAGGTGCAGAGCGCGGCGAAGATGGCGCTGCGTGTCACGGCCCGGAGCAGCGGGCTCTGCATCGTGTGCGAAAGGAGGCGGTGA
- a CDS encoding dolichyl-phosphate-mannose--protein mannosyltransferase: MTSTASSMDLRQGQAPHDRRPSWQQRLRRFGYAPGKDAPAGDVRDRLVPPYAQPSPRLWRVLGVPPVLAERITRWSGWGGPLLVTLVAGLMRFWHLGSPRAVIFDETYYAKDAWALVHRGFEVSWDQYGKNANDMVLQQHGGLAVPTDPAYVVHPPVGKYVIGLGELLFGFDPFGWRFMTALLGTLSVLLLCRIGRRMFRSTFLGCLAGALMAVDGLHFVMSRTSLLDGVLMFFVLAAFGCLVVDRDRAREALSAALPAGPDGRVRPDAAVADAFRFGWRPWRWTAGVMLGLAVGTKWNGLYVLAALCVLTVLWDVGTRKVAGARHPYLAVLKYDTGAAFVATIPVALVVYVASWTGWILSPADGTGGYYRNWAATDGKGGAWTFLPDWLRSLWHYEHEVYKFHVGLDQPHTYQSNPWSWIVLGRPVSYFYESPGPGTDGCPADAGQKCAREVLALGTPLLWWAACFAIGYVLWRWALRRDWRAGAIACAIAAGYLPWFLYQERTIFLFYAVVFVPFLCLAVAMTTGAVIGPPRSTDTRRVIGATAAGVLVLLIAWNFIYFWPLYTGTAIPIDSWRSRMWLDTWV, encoded by the coding sequence GTGACCAGTACCGCGTCCTCCATGGACCTCCGGCAGGGCCAGGCACCGCACGACCGGCGGCCGTCGTGGCAGCAGCGGCTGCGCCGATTCGGGTACGCGCCGGGCAAGGACGCGCCGGCGGGCGACGTGCGCGACCGGCTGGTGCCGCCGTACGCGCAGCCGAGCCCCCGGCTGTGGCGGGTGCTCGGCGTCCCGCCGGTCCTGGCGGAGCGGATCACGCGCTGGTCGGGCTGGGGCGGGCCGCTGCTGGTGACGCTGGTGGCGGGCCTGATGCGGTTCTGGCACCTGGGCAGTCCGCGGGCGGTGATATTCGACGAGACGTACTACGCCAAGGACGCCTGGGCGCTCGTCCACCGCGGTTTCGAGGTCAGCTGGGACCAGTACGGCAAGAACGCCAACGACATGGTGCTCCAGCAGCACGGCGGCCTGGCGGTGCCGACGGACCCGGCGTACGTGGTGCACCCGCCGGTCGGCAAGTACGTGATCGGGCTCGGCGAGCTTCTGTTCGGGTTCGACCCGTTCGGCTGGCGGTTCATGACGGCGCTGCTCGGGACGCTGAGCGTGCTGCTGCTGTGCCGGATCGGGCGCCGGATGTTCCGCTCGACGTTCCTCGGCTGTCTGGCGGGCGCGCTGATGGCGGTGGACGGGCTGCACTTCGTGATGAGCCGGACGTCGCTGCTGGACGGCGTGCTGATGTTCTTCGTGCTGGCCGCGTTCGGCTGCCTGGTGGTCGACCGGGACCGGGCGCGGGAGGCACTGTCCGCCGCGCTGCCGGCCGGGCCGGACGGCCGGGTGCGGCCGGACGCGGCGGTCGCCGACGCCTTCCGGTTCGGTTGGCGCCCCTGGCGCTGGACGGCCGGGGTGATGCTGGGCCTCGCGGTGGGCACGAAGTGGAACGGCCTGTACGTCCTGGCGGCGCTCTGCGTGCTGACGGTCCTGTGGGACGTCGGCACCCGCAAGGTCGCCGGTGCCCGTCACCCGTACCTCGCGGTCCTCAAGTACGACACCGGTGCCGCCTTCGTGGCGACGATCCCGGTGGCGCTGGTGGTCTACGTGGCCTCCTGGACGGGCTGGATCCTGTCCCCCGCCGACGGCACGGGCGGCTACTACCGCAACTGGGCGGCCACCGACGGCAAGGGCGGCGCCTGGACCTTCCTGCCGGACTGGCTGCGCAGCCTGTGGCACTACGAGCACGAGGTGTACAAGTTCCACGTCGGTCTCGACCAGCCGCACACGTACCAGTCGAACCCGTGGAGCTGGATCGTGCTGGGCCGCCCGGTGTCGTACTTCTACGAGTCGCCCGGACCCGGCACCGACGGCTGCCCGGCGGACGCGGGGCAGAAGTGCGCCCGGGAGGTGCTGGCGCTCGGCACGCCGCTGCTGTGGTGGGCGGCCTGCTTCGCGATCGGCTACGTGCTGTGGCGCTGGGCGCTGCGCCGCGACTGGCGGGCCGGCGCCATCGCCTGCGCCATCGCGGCCGGCTATCTGCCGTGGTTCCTGTACCAGGAGCGGACCATCTTCCTCTTCTACGCGGTCGTCTTCGTGCCGTTCCTGTGTCTGGCGGTGGCGATGACGACCGGCGCGGTCATCGGCCCGCCGCGCTCCACGGACACCCGCCGCGTGATCGGCGCGACGGCGGCGGGCGTCCTCGTCCTCCTGATCGCCTGGAACTTCATCTACTTCTGGCCCCTCTACACGGGCACCGCGATCCCGATCGACTCGTGGCGGTCGCGGATGTGGCTCGATACGTGGGTTTAG
- the rsmI gene encoding 16S rRNA (cytidine(1402)-2'-O)-methyltransferase translates to MTGTLVLAGTPIGEIADAPPRLAEELAAADVVAAEDTRRLRRLTQALGVTPKGRVVSYFEGNESARTPELVAELAGGARVLLVTDAGMPSVSDPGYRLVAAAVEQDIRVTAVPGPSAVLTALALSGLPVDRFCFEGFLPRKAGERLSRLREVAAERRTLVYFEAPHRLDDTLAAMAEVFGAERRAAVCRELTKTYEEVRRGPLAELARWAAQGVRGEITVVVEGAPETGPEELDAEELVRRVRVREEAGERRKEAIAAVAVEAGVPKRVVFDAVVAAKRAGG, encoded by the coding sequence GTGACTGGAACCCTTGTCCTGGCAGGTACCCCCATCGGCGAGATCGCGGACGCGCCGCCCCGGCTGGCCGAGGAGCTGGCCGCGGCCGACGTGGTCGCAGCCGAGGACACCCGGCGGCTGCGCCGGCTCACCCAGGCGCTGGGCGTCACCCCCAAGGGCCGCGTGGTCTCCTACTTCGAGGGCAACGAGTCCGCCCGCACCCCGGAGCTGGTCGCCGAGCTGGCCGGCGGCGCGCGGGTGCTGCTGGTGACCGACGCCGGCATGCCGTCCGTCTCCGACCCCGGCTACCGGCTGGTCGCCGCCGCCGTGGAGCAGGACATCCGGGTCACCGCCGTTCCCGGCCCGTCCGCCGTGCTCACCGCGCTCGCGCTGTCCGGGCTGCCCGTGGACCGGTTCTGCTTCGAGGGCTTCCTGCCGCGCAAGGCCGGCGAGCGGCTGTCCCGGCTGCGCGAGGTGGCCGCCGAGCGGCGCACCCTCGTCTACTTCGAGGCCCCGCACCGGCTCGACGACACCCTCGCCGCGATGGCCGAGGTCTTCGGCGCCGAGCGGCGGGCCGCCGTCTGCCGCGAGCTGACCAAGACCTACGAGGAGGTCCGGCGCGGCCCGCTGGCCGAGCTGGCGCGGTGGGCGGCACAAGGCGTGCGCGGGGAGATCACCGTGGTGGTCGAGGGCGCGCCGGAGACCGGGCCGGAGGAACTGGACGCGGAGGAGCTGGTGCGCCGGGTCCGGGTGCGGGAGGAGGCCGGCGAGCGGCGCAAGGAGGCGATCGCGGCGGTGGCGGTGGAGGCGGGGGTGCCGAAGCGGGTGGTGTTCGACGCGGTGGTCGCCGCCAAGCGGGCCGGTGGGTGA
- a CDS encoding TatD family hydrolase: MPSNAGHSTKGDDGNDKNAAPPLPAPLRVPVADSHTHLDMQSGTVEEGLAKAASVGVTTVVQVGCDVKGSRWAAETAAAHENVHAAVALHPNEAPRIVHGDPDGWSRQGARAAGGDAALDAALAEIDRLAALPHVKGVGETGLDHFRTGPEGKAAQERSFRAHIEIAKRHGKALVIHDRDAHADVLRILKEEGAPERTVFHCYSGDAEMAGICAREGYFMSFAGNVTFKNAQNLRDALAVAPLDLVLVETDAPFLTPAPYRGRPNAPYLVPVTVRAMAAVRGTDEDALATALAANTARAFDY, encoded by the coding sequence ATGCCTTCGAACGCCGGCCACAGCACCAAGGGTGACGACGGGAACGACAAGAACGCCGCCCCGCCGCTGCCGGCACCCCTGCGGGTGCCCGTCGCCGACTCCCACACCCATCTCGACATGCAGTCCGGCACGGTCGAGGAGGGCCTGGCGAAGGCCGCCTCGGTGGGCGTGACGACGGTCGTGCAGGTCGGCTGCGACGTCAAGGGCTCGCGGTGGGCCGCCGAGACAGCCGCCGCGCACGAGAACGTCCACGCCGCCGTCGCCCTCCACCCCAACGAGGCCCCGCGCATCGTCCACGGCGATCCCGACGGATGGTCCCGGCAGGGGGCGCGGGCGGCGGGCGGCGACGCGGCGCTGGACGCCGCCCTCGCCGAGATCGACCGGCTGGCCGCGCTGCCGCACGTCAAGGGCGTCGGCGAGACGGGCCTCGACCATTTCCGCACCGGCCCCGAGGGCAAGGCCGCGCAGGAACGCTCCTTCCGGGCCCACATCGAGATCGCCAAGCGGCACGGCAAGGCGCTCGTCATCCACGACCGCGACGCCCACGCCGACGTGCTGCGGATCCTGAAGGAGGAGGGCGCTCCCGAGCGCACCGTCTTCCACTGCTACTCCGGTGACGCCGAGATGGCCGGGATCTGCGCCCGCGAGGGCTACTTCATGTCCTTCGCCGGGAACGTCACCTTCAAGAACGCCCAGAACCTCCGCGACGCCCTCGCCGTCGCCCCGCTGGACCTGGTCCTCGTGGAGACCGACGCGCCGTTCCTCACTCCGGCGCCGTACCGCGGACGGCCCAACGCGCCGTATCTGGTTCCGGTCACGGTCCGCGCGATGGCCGCCGTGCGCGGCACGGACGAGGACGCGCTGGCGACGGCCCTGGCCGCGAACACCGCCCGCGCCTTCGACTACTGA